AATTCTAATAAAAGCACAGTATTCGACAATCGATTGATACAAATACATATGCAACACCGGGGTTGAGTGAAAGACCTATCTACTCAATCaaccaaaataaatcaaaaacaaattgcGAACCATATTTCTTTACAATATATGAGATTGatcatgactgtatcatgtgtaatccactgtgtacaaaatatttaaacagatCAACAAAAGGCCTCAATCGTAACGATATATTAAAGTTGTATTCGATTGATCACAATTGAACTTCAACTGTCAACACAATCAGTGTAACCAAATAAAATTACCAAGCCTCGATTGTAACGATAAATCATATCGATAGCGATCAAACAATTCCTGTCCACTCAATTATCTCAAGCAATCATCACAAAGACTCGATAAAAACCTCGTTTGATTGGTCTTCCCGGTTACAAACCAAAGCAAATAAACATTGACCAATCAACCAGGAAAATGAGATCAATGTgcaatgaaccatgccaggcatgTACAgtttacaatccttccatacaacaaataaagtggACATACTACTTATACAGTTATAGATtaagaacaacagaccaaaacacaaatacttaacactgatcaatgaaccgtgaaaatgagatcaaggtcaaataaaccaTCTAGAataacatgtacatttgtacatcataaaatattcgCATACACTAAATAAAGTTAACCAAAACtcgaaaacttaactttgactattgaaccatgaaaatgggatcAAGGTCCGATGACACTGCCAGTTGAACATGTAtatcttacaatcattccttacatcaattatagtagacctacagtataagaaaaacagatcgAAACACAAAACCATAACatatataaccactgaaccataaaaatcgaagtcatggtcagatgacacctaccagttgtaCATGTACACATTATAATCAATCCATGCAGCacatatagtagacctattatTGCTTATAGTACATTTGTGTATCTTAGATATAGACTTGCAAGGTACGTTCATATCGAATATATAAAGTTATTATACTACTCATACTAAGAGGGGAGCTAATATGTTTTCAAATAGTCACTGACActgaaaataaggtcaaagacatgtgacagacggaactGCGTAATTCAATGCATCTGTATACAAAGTATGatgcatccaggtcttccaccttctagaACATAAAGCCTTTAAGAAGTTAGTCGCCGCTGCTGCTGGATCACTATCACTATGTCGAgcttctgcgacaaaagtcgcaggctcgacaataaatgcAAAACTATTAAAATGATCTTATTGTAAGGTATTGTCATTAATTATTAGATATGATTAAAGGTTTTCTTTACAAAATTAATAATGTGTGGGCCTGCCAAATCCGACTATATCATTGTAAATGACATGGTTTTTTCTAAGTATTTATGTTCAGTTCATTTTAACTTTGGTGGATACTGTATCAATGATAAGCATACCTTTTCTCCGTATTTTTATAATGTGTTACGCATTTACGTCAGACGCACATTTGTTTGTATAAGACTGAGCAGTTGAACTCAAATAAAAACCATCAGAAGGCCAAAACAAATTCGAAGAAAAAGATCATTCGAAAacctaaaattccaaaagttgtgcaaaatactaAAAACCTTTGGTTTTTCAATGGTTCAGTATTTGTTTCACAGAAAATTCACTGGACATGAACATAAAGTATCAATGATATGAAATGTCAATCAAAAGTGATAAATACTGGTCAGCTGATACTCTTAATAACGAAAGGTCAACAAGTAGTGGTTTCGGACCAGTTGTTATTTAAACACAGCAAAGATACCCGGCCTGCTCTTTTGTCTAAATAAGACTCACCAGTTAGGCTGGATTAAAACATTAGAAGTACGAAATCATATAAGATGTGGCGAAGTATTCATAACCGACAGTTCtgccaaatattgcaaaagcaaTATTAATTCGATGACAATGCCTCTCTCTATACGTCCTTACCTTCGTAGTTATATCTCAAATATACTTAtcagaataaaacaaacaaatgttatatacaaataaactcatcatagctaccaggattgaaattttacattacgccagacgcgcgtttcgtctacaaaagactcatcagtgaagctcgaataaaaaaatgttaaaaaggccaaataagtacaaagttgaagataaTTGAGAACCAAAAATGTCTGATAGTTTtgccatttattttatttttagataatgACATAACAGCAAAAGATTTAGAAAGAAGAATTCGGGTCTTATGTTGGGTAATGACAAGTCCTCGGAATCTACACAAAAAAGCCCTTCATGTAAAGAATACATGGGGGAAAAGATGTAATACATTACTTTTTATGAGCTCAGTGTCAAATTTAACTTTCCCAGCCATTGGTCTGAATGTTTCAGAAGGTAGAGAACATCTCACTGAGAAGACAATTCTTGCATTTAAATACGTATATGAACATTACAGGGATAAAGCAGATTGGTTTATGAAAGCGGATGATGACACTTACGTTATTCTGGAAAATTTAAGATATTTTCTGAAAGACTATAATACAAGTGATCCTGTTTATTTCGGTAAACATTTTACCAATCCCGCTAAACAGGAATATATGAGTGGTGGGGCGGGATACGTTTTAAGTAAGGAAGCATTAACAAGATATGTCATGAAAGGAAATGATTCTACAGTATGCAAGCAACATGGACCGAATGAGGATGTCACTTTGGGTGAATGTATGGAAAAAGTTGGTGTTAAGATTGGCAACTCTACTGATGCACTAGGTCGAAGTAGATTCCACTGTTTTATCCCAGAATATCATTTGAAAGGAAATTATCCAAAATGGTATTACAGTTTTTCTGTGAATGACCCTCAACAGGTAATATATCTTAAAAGAGAGgcacaaaataataaaacacaaaacaGAATAAACCTAGGGGATATAAGTTACATGCTGCGGGAGGGTAAATATTGCTGATATGAATATACATGAATAATTAAATGTGacaataattattattttcttatcTATCATAGAAGCTATGGACGTTAtagacattttgtttttcaatgcACACTGTCTTTTGTGAATTTTGTTATCAGTTTAGTTTGCTAACGAACTGCTTTTTTCAAACGTTTAATCTGAGTAACACGCGATCTTGTAATAACTTGATATATGGAAGTGACGCCTTTTTACCTTTTGATGTCTTTTTGTTTGCCAAGTCAGGCACTTTGTGATATTAATTGTTTGGTGTcttcagtttgttttttttttgtttttttttttttggtctttggaGGACTTTGCTGCTGAcgttggtctagtatggttcagataTAATCATTGTATTTCACTCGGAGATGATTCAAACTAGTGTCGAGCATGACTTTTAAGTGGTTAATAACTGGTCTAGATAAACTTTGGAGCTACTAATCAGACATTCAGGAAAGGTCTCTTTATATCACCGTTGGTCCGGTCAGTTTATAGTTTGCTATTATATGACTCAAATTCGATTTTTGACTGTTTGTTTTTCCCTTAAAGTTATAGATGTTTATTTCAGGCGTTATTCaagttatattattttcataaaaatgatAGGCATATTATGAAGAAACCTCAATTTTAAGataaggttttttttctgtaactaaataatttaaacccgtatattcattttaataacataaaccaagaaaaataCGCAAGATTTATAAAAGAACAATACCGACTGTGTCTAACAGTGGGGACAGTATGCATATTCATCTATGCATGCAATAGAAACATACAATCTGTAACATGAACCAAAAAACATATAGAAAACCATACGAAAAAATTCTGatctaaaacaatataaaacgcTCCTGTTTGACAGCATTATTCTAAGCTATGAAAATTATGTATCGTGTTTAAGTTCAACAATTTTGAGATGATACAAAGCTACATGTATATggcgttttcttttattgttgtgATATCATTTTGGGCGAGACCGTCTTGATAATGTCCTTGAAACGTACATCGCCACTGGTACATACATATaggaaaaatatgacaaaataaaacaaactacTTAATTGCAGTTATTTTCCTTCTTCTTTTGCTTAGGTGGCGGATTAGTATAAGGGATCCTACCTTAACCGAaccttttgtatttatatattattgtatttatatgtttGTCATGAATATGCATATGGTTTAAAGAAAAAAGACATATACACCTTATAGGGTACATATACTATTTCTGTTTGTATTATTGTCATATAATTGATGCAAACCTCTTTCGTTTTATGAGTGGTAATTTCAATTTCTATGATGTTATTAAAACAGCAACTAAAATACTTATTGTTATGTACTTTGTTTaacctatttttaattttatcatgttATTGTAATCATTCTAATTATTTTGGAAGCCGTGATTGGCtaagtaaatatttgtttgttctttgtgtacatgtctgtatatatttattttacagggTACAGAGAGTGTGAGTGACTATGCAATAACTTTCCACTATATCTCACCAGAACAAATGCATGTAATGGATTTTTTTATCTACCATTTAAGACCGTATGGTATATATTCTGGCGAGCAACAGCTGAATGGAAATAGATAATTTGCAAATAACACTAACATAAAATGTTTTATGCATGTGGGTGCAAGCCAAATATTTACGGAATTACAGAGACTATTGTGTATATCAAATTCAATTAATATGTGAAGTAATATATTGCTCTTTGAAACAGTGTCCtataaaataatgtttcattattatatatcactATGTGTTGTCCCAATCTATGAACAAATATCCGTGAGAATGAACAGGTCCCAAATGAAATGTtgtctatatcatgtatatgtcaaTATATTTCCTAGATTTGGTGACCAATTAAAGTGGGGTTATCCAACGTTATAGGGTGCGTTCATTACGATTATCCTATTGTTAGactcatatatatttttgttttaaattagagTATTGAGATTTTTATACTCTTACTGAAGATTCGCTTATATAAATCTATGGACACAATACAGACTGCGTTGTTTCGAATCCAAATAGCATGAGTTGGAATCCCGGGGAGGGAAGAACAAGAATCGTTTTCTGTATTAACATTGTTGCGCTTAATATATTAagagtatttatatatatatatatatatatatctaatgttGAATCTGCAAATTGTTGTTCTTCCACTAGCCGGGATTCGAACTCTATATGGGATATCGCCGAGACAACATTACCTGCACTATGCCTATCGCtctagaatgtttttttttcaacctcATCCCTCATTAATTTGTACAAGAGACCGTCACCATGCCAAATTATAATAGTACTATGTATTTGGTTGGTTAATGGttattataaatgaatttgtaaaacaCTATGCTGATTTTTCCTATTCCTAACAAGTTTTCAGAATAGCAAGCAAGGAGTCATTAGTACAATGTAACATTCATTagatattaatttaattttggatgtaacgcgtcttctgattggctggcgTTATTTtattatgagcccatagacataatttattgacgtcatcaacgttttttcatggttttctacggtttagaatggaatttagaattaaattataagaaatgactgtaatatttttctgtctattcgaaataacataaaaaatgtggtgcacactgttaaataacccgcaacgcgcgttattcagtgtgcaccaaattttttatgttatttcttcatagacagaaaaaatattaaagtcattccTTTAAATACATTATTGCAAAATCTCGATTGGAAATGGCGACTTGCACTGTAGCGAACATGCATACATGATATTATCCATTGTTACATATACAATGAACAATATGTGATGAGACAtataccaaatgacaaagaagttaATAATTTTAGGTCGTTATTGTACGTACGACCATCAACAtacaatcatttaatttataactGAGTTTAATGGACAATGAAATATGTATATTTGTACATATACATGAACAGGTAGAACTGTGAATTAATAATTCATTATAAGTGTTATGAGGTGACTTTAAttaattatttgtgtattataaaTGAACAAGTAAGAATAAAAGTTGAGACTGATGTCAATGATTATAAATGTAATAACATTttacgttcattatcactgaactagtataaatatttgttatggggccagctgaaggacgcctccgggagctggagtttctcgctacattgaagacccattggtggcctttgtctgttgtctgttctatgttcgggttgttgtcgctttgacacattccccattatcaattttatcttaatacaggtttaatttatatgaaatatagtACAGAGTGATCTAA
Above is a window of Mytilus galloprovincialis chromosome 7, xbMytGall1.hap1.1, whole genome shotgun sequence DNA encoding:
- the LOC143083226 gene encoding glycoprotein-N-acetylgalactosamine 3-beta-galactosyltransferase 1-like, whose product is MNRYSYICKIHFLLGLVIGIMTAFLTMVFLQPRYQIIKSSASNTLDSFFELGTMAKISGRLSDFVKYDDTHRTSGQNATNIPIDDSHIHHDNDITAKDLERRIRVLCWVMTSPRNLHKKALHVKNTWGKRCNTLLFMSSVSNLTFPAIGLNVSEGREHLTEKTILAFKYVYEHYRDKADWFMKADDDTYVILENLRYFLKDYNTSDPVYFGKHFTNPAKQEYMSGGAGYVLSKEALTRYVMKGNDSTVCKQHGPNEDVTLGECMEKVGVKIGNSTDALGRSRFHCFIPEYHLKGNYPKWYYSFSVNDPQQGTESVSDYAITFHYISPEQMHVMDFFIYHLRPYGIYSGEQQLNGNR